The Streptomyces phaeolivaceus genome window below encodes:
- a CDS encoding HNH endonuclease codes for MGWAQLLADGETVARYWSHVLRRGPDDCWWWTGGLTDTAHGTFRAGSHTTATSRVVPAHLFGFRLAHGPDSIPAGHVVRHTCDEPPCQQPRHWLLGTRGDNNRDAAARRRLAGHALADVRGAVGRARAVQAAIAAADGPEEIEAAIAAALDAGNPSGALQNPLF; via the coding sequence GTGGGGTGGGCGCAGCTGCTGGCCGATGGTGAGACCGTCGCGCGCTACTGGAGCCACGTCCTGCGGCGCGGCCCGGACGACTGCTGGTGGTGGACCGGTGGACTGACCGACACCGCCCACGGAACCTTCCGCGCCGGGTCGCACACCACCGCCACGAGCAGGGTCGTCCCCGCCCATCTGTTCGGCTTCCGCCTCGCCCACGGGCCCGATTCGATCCCGGCCGGCCACGTCGTGCGGCACACCTGCGACGAGCCGCCGTGCCAGCAGCCGCGCCACTGGCTGCTCGGCACCCGGGGCGACAACAACCGCGACGCCGCAGCTCGGAGGCGACTTGCCGGTCACGCGCTGGCCGACGTGCGCGGCGCGGTGGGGCGGGCGCGGGCGGTCCAGGCCGCCATTGCCGCCGCCGACGGACCCGAGGAGATCGAGGCCGCTATCGCCGCCGCGCTCGACGCGGGCAACCCCAGCGGTGCCCTGCAGAACCCGCTCTTCTGA